A single window of Granulicella mallensis MP5ACTX8 DNA harbors:
- a CDS encoding queuosine precursor transporter: MSRFRYLDALTTAFVVILLVSNLLAQKVIRIGPFWHIPAFSTSGAMVLFPITYIFGDIFTEIYGYAASRRAIWLGFFGTALLYAVSALVIALPSDPEFHNQAAFVTVFGFLPRILIASLIAFWAGEFANSFTMAKLKLLTKGRMLWTRTVGSTVVGQAVDTTLVIVITFAGVFSAHKLIEIIVVGYLLKVGYEVLATPLTYLVIGWLKRAEGIDTFDAHTNFNPFRFTGRQEQNL, encoded by the coding sequence ATGTCTCGATTCCGCTATCTCGACGCCCTGACGACCGCCTTCGTCGTCATCCTGCTGGTATCGAACCTGCTCGCGCAGAAGGTCATCCGGATTGGGCCGTTCTGGCATATTCCTGCCTTCTCCACCAGCGGAGCGATGGTGCTCTTCCCCATCACCTACATCTTCGGCGACATCTTCACCGAGATTTACGGCTACGCAGCCTCGCGGCGGGCCATCTGGCTGGGATTCTTCGGAACCGCGCTGCTCTACGCCGTCTCGGCCCTGGTCATCGCACTGCCCTCCGATCCGGAGTTCCACAACCAGGCGGCGTTCGTTACGGTCTTCGGCTTTCTGCCGCGTATCCTCATCGCCAGCCTGATCGCCTTCTGGGCCGGCGAGTTCGCCAACTCCTTCACCATGGCCAAGCTCAAGCTCCTGACGAAAGGCCGCATGCTCTGGACGCGCACCGTGGGCTCAACTGTCGTAGGTCAGGCCGTCGACACCACGCTGGTCATTGTCATCACCTTCGCCGGGGTATTCTCCGCCCATAAGCTCATCGAGATTATCGTGGTGGGCTACCTGCTGAAGGTCGGCTATGAGGTGCTGGCGACGCCCCTGACCTATCTCGTGATCGGCTGGCTAAAGCGTGCAGAAGGCATCGATACCTTCGATGCGCACACGAACTTCAATCCGTTCCGCTTTACCGGCAGACAGGAACAAAATCTTTAA
- a CDS encoding helix-turn-helix domain-containing protein, protein MAHMQTALPSEMAVSPGPAPINIGMTIRDFRLQKGMSQGDIEKRTGLLRCYLSRVENGHTVPSLETLQKIAAALDLPLSQFFAEDSVKDVPGISLKEDEIRFLTQVQRYSSNLGESDRRLLLAMVRKFAATATLSIS, encoded by the coding sequence ATGGCACATATGCAAACAGCTCTGCCGTCGGAGATGGCGGTTTCACCCGGACCAGCACCGATCAACATCGGAATGACGATTCGTGACTTTCGTCTGCAGAAGGGCATGTCGCAGGGAGACATTGAAAAACGCACAGGTCTGCTGCGTTGCTATCTCTCGCGTGTCGAAAACGGCCACACCGTGCCCTCGCTGGAGACACTGCAGAAGATCGCCGCGGCGCTTGATCTGCCGTTAAGCCAGTTCTTCGCGGAGGATTCCGTTAAGGATGTTCCGGGTATAAGCCTCAAGGAGGACGAGATCCGCTTCCTCACCCAGGTGCAGCGCTACTCTTCCAACCTCGGCGAAAGCGATCGCCGTCTGCTGCTGGCGATGGTACGAAAGTTTGCGGCCACCGCGACACTCTCGATCAGCTAA
- a CDS encoding serine hydrolase domain-containing protein, with the protein MPLSSSLARNTLRCFVALAAALIPVAGFSQTAGMDPLTGVWGAEARLGVPAQGELFLDEDKGVWHASIAGYQVVAETKGNEIRFTLPDGSAEFRGVVDAAAKVVHGEWIQQGGVILDSQYASPVELRSAAPSVWRGTVVPLEQRVSVYVIFSSKDGKMTATISNPEGNFFRRRVYVVTQEGDRVFLELNGKKVEGRLDEKAGTLSLQLVNWLPPFQFTHRTAKDADGFYPRTPADKEEWRYRKPLPEGDGWTTASMQAEGLEAAPIGELIKQILTADPTSTALKIQSLLIARHGHLVLEEYFYGFSQERVHDMRSAGKTFAPALVGVAREHGATLTPQTPIYPLFAQYSSFANWDIRKQKMTLRDVMTMTAGNACDDNNDDSPGNEDRMQSDAQQRDWYKYSLDLPMLKNPGGEDAIYCSGDLNLVGGAVAAATHCWIPEFFEANLARPLQFGRYYLNLMPDGQAYMGGGAYLRPRDQLKLGQLYLDGGIWNGKRIVSKSWVTESTSVHSRFSPTYSLGQIHQYGYGWHIHDLKSGEKTYRVFAAEGNGGQFVIVVPELDMVVGITGGSYGEFDQWYRWELELVPEFILPAAGSRRNHPHKP; encoded by the coding sequence ATGCCGCTTTCCTCTTCTCTCGCACGCAATACTCTGCGGTGTTTTGTGGCTTTGGCTGCAGCACTGATACCTGTGGCCGGTTTTTCGCAGACGGCAGGGATGGATCCGCTGACTGGCGTGTGGGGAGCTGAGGCGCGTCTTGGCGTACCCGCGCAAGGTGAATTGTTTCTGGACGAAGACAAAGGCGTATGGCACGCCTCTATCGCCGGCTATCAGGTCGTCGCGGAGACGAAAGGCAACGAGATTCGGTTTACGCTGCCTGACGGTAGCGCGGAGTTTCGCGGAGTCGTAGACGCGGCTGCGAAGGTTGTTCACGGTGAGTGGATACAGCAAGGTGGCGTGATCCTCGATTCGCAGTATGCAAGTCCCGTCGAACTGCGTTCGGCCGCGCCATCTGTCTGGCGCGGCACGGTAGTTCCGCTCGAACAGCGCGTATCTGTGTACGTCATCTTCTCTTCGAAAGATGGGAAGATGACCGCGACGATCAGCAATCCAGAAGGGAACTTCTTCCGAAGGCGCGTTTACGTTGTGACCCAAGAGGGGGACAGAGTCTTCTTAGAATTGAATGGCAAGAAAGTTGAAGGCAGGCTCGACGAGAAGGCCGGGACTCTTTCTCTCCAGTTGGTCAATTGGCTTCCGCCGTTTCAGTTCACGCATCGGACGGCAAAGGACGCTGACGGATTCTACCCGAGGACCCCGGCCGATAAGGAAGAATGGCGTTATCGCAAGCCGCTCCCGGAGGGAGATGGGTGGACCACGGCGTCGATGCAGGCTGAGGGATTAGAAGCAGCACCTATCGGAGAGCTGATAAAACAGATTCTCACGGCCGACCCGACCAGCACCGCACTGAAGATCCAGAGTCTCCTGATCGCACGCCACGGTCATCTGGTGCTTGAGGAGTATTTCTACGGGTTCAGCCAGGAAAGAGTCCACGATATGCGTTCCGCAGGCAAGACGTTTGCTCCCGCGCTTGTGGGAGTGGCACGAGAGCATGGAGCGACGTTGACGCCTCAGACGCCTATCTACCCGTTGTTCGCGCAGTACAGTTCGTTTGCCAACTGGGACATCCGCAAGCAGAAGATGACTCTGCGCGACGTGATGACGATGACTGCGGGAAATGCCTGCGATGACAACAATGACGACTCGCCGGGGAACGAAGACCGGATGCAGAGCGACGCGCAGCAGCGGGATTGGTATAAGTATTCGCTTGATCTTCCGATGTTGAAGAATCCGGGCGGGGAGGACGCGATCTATTGCTCTGGGGATTTGAACCTGGTTGGGGGAGCGGTTGCCGCTGCGACACATTGCTGGATTCCGGAGTTCTTTGAAGCGAATCTTGCGAGGCCGCTGCAGTTTGGCCGTTATTATCTGAACCTGATGCCCGACGGCCAGGCGTATATGGGTGGGGGAGCGTATCTTCGTCCGCGCGACCAGTTGAAACTGGGGCAGCTCTACCTGGATGGGGGCATTTGGAACGGCAAGCGAATTGTCAGCAAGAGCTGGGTGACGGAGTCGACCTCGGTGCACTCACGATTTTCGCCGACGTACAGCCTTGGGCAAATCCATCAGTACGGCTACGGATGGCACATCCACGATTTGAAGAGTGGTGAGAAGACATACCGGGTCTTCGCTGCAGAAGGAAATGGCGGGCAGTTTGTTATTGTCGTGCCTGAGCTCGACATGGTCGTGGGAATCACTGGCGGCAGCTATGGTGAGTTCGACCAGTGGTATCGGTGGGAGCTGGAGCTTGTTCCTGAATTCATCCTTCCAGCTGCTGGTTCGAGACGCAATCATCCGCACAAACCATAG
- the fabG gene encoding 3-oxoacyl-[acyl-carrier-protein] reductase → MNESTGRIALVTGASQGIGRACALELAKAGATLALAARNAEKLESVAAEIVAAGGQAKTFALDVANEESIKACAKAVIAEFGKVEILVNNAGITKDGLMLRMKRQDWDDVLNTNLTGAYLLSQVCCSSMLKARWGRIINITSIVGEVGQAGQINYAASKAGMIGMTKAMARELASRSITVNAVAPGYIETAMTAILPDEHKAAMIAQVPLGRVGTEQEAAAAVAFLASEAASYITGHTLDVNGGMYMG, encoded by the coding sequence TTGAACGAATCAACAGGAAGAATCGCGCTGGTAACCGGCGCGTCGCAGGGTATCGGCCGGGCATGTGCCCTTGAACTCGCCAAAGCCGGAGCAACCCTCGCCCTGGCGGCGCGAAACGCGGAAAAGCTCGAATCTGTCGCCGCCGAGATCGTAGCCGCCGGTGGCCAGGCCAAGACCTTTGCCCTCGACGTTGCGAATGAAGAGTCGATCAAGGCCTGCGCCAAGGCCGTCATCGCCGAGTTCGGCAAGGTCGAGATCCTGGTCAACAACGCCGGCATCACCAAGGACGGCCTGATGCTGCGCATGAAGCGCCAGGACTGGGACGACGTCCTCAACACCAACCTCACCGGCGCGTACCTGCTGTCGCAGGTCTGCTGCTCCTCCATGCTCAAGGCACGCTGGGGACGCATCATCAACATCACCTCGATCGTGGGCGAAGTAGGACAAGCCGGACAGATCAACTATGCCGCCTCCAAAGCCGGAATGATCGGCATGACCAAGGCCATGGCCCGCGAACTCGCCAGCCGCAGCATCACTGTCAATGCCGTCGCCCCTGGCTACATCGAGACAGCCATGACCGCCATCCTGCCCGACGAACACAAGGCAGCCATGATCGCGCAGGTCCCTCTCGGCCGCGTCGGCACGGAACAGGAAGCCGCAGCAGCAGTCGCCTTCCTGGCCTCCGAAGCTGCCAGCTACATCACCGGACACACGCTGGACGTCAACGGCGGCATGTACATGGGGTAA
- a CDS encoding 3-hydroxybutyryl-CoA dehydrogenase — protein MNVTQHRLGVIGAGTMGNGIAHVFARAGFDVVLYEVNQLALDRGMATIRTNLDREAAKGKIDPAEVPAIHARLRPTLKLRDLGNCTLVVEAATERLAVKQQIFRELDALLAPEGILATNTSSISITKLAGGTTRPDQVIGMHFFNPVPIMSLVEVVRGLQTSDATYETVRLLALEAGKSPVAVNDAAGFVSNRVLMPLINEAIFAVMEGVATAEAVDEIFRLGMAHPMGPLTLADFIGLDVCLDIMRVLEDGLGDPKYRPCPLLVRMVDAGWLGRKSGQGFYTYPVKL, from the coding sequence ATGAATGTGACGCAGCATCGTCTTGGGGTTATCGGAGCTGGAACGATGGGAAACGGCATTGCGCATGTCTTTGCGCGGGCGGGTTTCGATGTAGTGCTCTATGAGGTGAATCAGTTGGCGCTCGATCGCGGAATGGCGACGATTCGCACGAACCTCGATCGGGAAGCGGCCAAGGGCAAGATCGATCCGGCTGAGGTGCCCGCGATCCATGCGCGCCTGAGACCGACTCTGAAGCTGCGCGATCTGGGCAACTGCACGCTGGTTGTGGAAGCGGCTACCGAGCGCCTTGCGGTCAAGCAGCAGATCTTTCGTGAACTCGATGCACTGCTTGCGCCTGAAGGTATTCTCGCGACCAATACGTCCTCCATCTCGATTACAAAGCTGGCGGGAGGCACGACGCGGCCCGATCAGGTGATCGGCATGCACTTCTTCAACCCTGTGCCGATCATGTCGCTGGTGGAAGTCGTTCGTGGCCTGCAGACCTCGGACGCGACGTACGAGACGGTGCGGCTGCTGGCGCTGGAGGCAGGGAAGTCACCGGTTGCGGTCAACGATGCGGCCGGGTTTGTCTCCAACCGCGTGCTGATGCCGCTCATCAATGAGGCGATCTTTGCGGTGATGGAAGGGGTTGCGACGGCTGAGGCGGTGGACGAGATCTTCCGGCTCGGGATGGCGCATCCGATGGGGCCGCTGACGTTGGCCGACTTCATTGGGCTCGATGTCTGCCTGGACATCATGCGGGTGCTGGAGGACGGGCTGGGTGACCCAAAGTATCGCCCGTGTCCGCTGCTGGTGCGCATGGTCGATGCCGGTTGGCTGGGGCGGAAATCCGGACAGGGCTTCTATACCTATCCCGTGAAGCTCTGA
- a CDS encoding MaoC family dehydratase, with protein sequence MSNELYFEDLHPGLKFNSSRSYKVTAEEIKEFAERYDPQPFHLDEAAGESSFFKGLAASGWLTAAIVMRLRVESIHIAGGMIGAGVEEIRWTQPVRPGDSLRTEAEILNVRHSASRPAFGVVRSRTLVFNQRDEIIMRSVVNFLAPLRHPA encoded by the coding sequence TTGTCGAACGAATTGTACTTTGAAGATTTACATCCGGGGCTGAAGTTCAACTCCAGCCGCAGCTACAAGGTCACCGCGGAAGAGATCAAAGAGTTTGCGGAGCGCTACGATCCGCAGCCGTTCCACCTGGACGAGGCGGCGGGCGAGAGCTCGTTCTTCAAGGGACTGGCGGCGTCGGGCTGGTTGACAGCGGCTATCGTGATGCGGCTGCGCGTGGAGTCCATCCACATTGCGGGTGGCATGATCGGCGCGGGTGTTGAGGAGATTCGCTGGACGCAGCCTGTGCGCCCCGGAGACTCGCTGCGTACCGAGGCGGAGATTCTGAATGTGCGGCACTCGGCTTCACGGCCTGCTTTCGGTGTCGTGCGCTCGCGAACCCTGGTCTTCAATCAGCGCGACGAGATCATTATGCGTTCGGTGGTGAACTTCCTGGCACCGTTGCGTCACCCGGCGTAG
- a CDS encoding DNA-methyltransferase, translating to MNRILHRENLTALRSLPDASVQLIYIDPPFNTGTTQRRARMKTVRDDAGDRIGFGGKRYRTEKLAIAPNYTDRFDDYLGFLRPRMIEAHRVLSATGSLFFHVDPREVHYCKIMLDEVFTTPGVSGRACFQNEIIWAYDYGARSTKRWPAKHDNILWYTKDPKDYTFNLEASDRIPYMAPGLVGAEKARRGKTPTDVWWHTIVSPTGKEKTGYPTQKPLGILERIVRVHSNPDDTVLDFFAGSGTTGLAAARNGRSYILVDESKEAVTLMKKRLKLPLR from the coding sequence TTGAACCGCATCCTCCATCGTGAAAACCTCACCGCGCTGCGTTCCCTGCCGGATGCCAGCGTGCAGTTGATCTACATCGACCCGCCCTTCAACACCGGCACGACCCAGCGCCGCGCCCGCATGAAAACCGTTCGCGACGATGCGGGCGATCGCATCGGCTTCGGCGGCAAACGCTACCGCACCGAGAAGCTGGCCATCGCGCCCAACTACACCGATCGCTTCGACGATTACCTCGGCTTCCTGCGCCCGCGCATGATCGAAGCGCACCGCGTACTGTCAGCCACCGGCTCTCTCTTCTTCCATGTAGACCCGCGCGAGGTTCACTACTGCAAGATCATGCTCGACGAGGTCTTTACAACGCCGGGCGTCTCAGGCCGCGCCTGCTTTCAGAACGAGATCATCTGGGCCTACGACTACGGCGCACGCTCCACCAAACGCTGGCCCGCCAAGCACGACAACATCCTCTGGTACACCAAGGACCCGAAGGACTACACCTTCAACCTGGAAGCCAGTGACCGGATTCCCTACATGGCTCCCGGCCTCGTGGGCGCTGAAAAAGCCCGCCGCGGCAAGACGCCCACCGACGTCTGGTGGCACACCATCGTCTCGCCTACGGGCAAGGAAAAGACAGGCTACCCCACGCAGAAGCCGCTGGGCATCCTGGAACGCATCGTCCGCGTGCATTCCAACCCGGACGACACGGTACTGGACTTCTTCGCAGGCAGCGGCACCACAGGCCTCGCCGCCGCACGCAACGGCCGCAGTTACATCCTGGTAGACGAAAGCAAGGAAGCCGTAACGCTGATGAAGAAACGCCTCAAGCTACCGTTGCGCTAG
- a CDS encoding helix-turn-helix domain-containing protein, with protein sequence MLTGATSLPYGVYFGSGQIRREVPGFSASLLTPALRAEDVPLHTHENASFVFVMSGAYHSSADGAARIKSEPMLIFNPAGTTHRDSFVRASGRFLAVSISDQSLKVALNGAVLPTAARAFASGTGFNTALRFAEECASPGTAGIATMEAMGWELLAALSGAKLWPAQDRPYGPSWIGRARELLHQRCSDSLQIGEMAQQLGVHPVYFARMFRQVFHCTPGEYRLRCRLRDALSSMRSSSLTLSEIALAAGFFDQSHFSHAFREHFGISPQAYRRQL encoded by the coding sequence ATGCTTACCGGCGCAACGAGCCTTCCTTATGGAGTCTATTTTGGCTCCGGCCAGATTCGCCGGGAGGTTCCAGGCTTTTCCGCGTCGCTTCTGACGCCTGCGCTCCGCGCGGAGGATGTGCCGCTTCACACTCACGAAAACGCGTCGTTTGTGTTCGTGATGTCGGGAGCGTATCACTCCAGTGCTGACGGTGCGGCACGGATCAAGTCGGAGCCGATGCTTATCTTCAACCCCGCCGGGACGACGCATCGCGATAGCTTTGTGAGAGCGAGCGGTCGCTTTCTGGCAGTTTCGATCTCCGACCAGAGTTTAAAAGTTGCGTTGAATGGGGCTGTTCTGCCGACTGCGGCCCGGGCGTTTGCTTCCGGTACTGGTTTCAACACCGCACTGCGGTTCGCGGAGGAGTGCGCCTCACCGGGAACTGCCGGCATCGCTACGATGGAGGCGATGGGCTGGGAGTTACTTGCCGCTCTGTCTGGCGCAAAGCTCTGGCCAGCCCAGGACCGGCCCTATGGGCCCTCCTGGATCGGCAGGGCACGCGAACTTTTACACCAACGATGCAGCGACTCTTTGCAGATCGGGGAGATGGCGCAGCAGCTCGGAGTTCATCCGGTGTACTTCGCACGGATGTTTCGCCAGGTGTTTCACTGCACGCCGGGAGAATATCGGCTACGGTGCCGTCTGCGTGACGCTTTGTCTTCTATGCGCAGTTCGAGTCTTACGCTGTCGGAGATCGCGTTAGCCGCCGGTTTTTTCGATCAGAGCCACTTCAGCCATGCATTCCGGGAGCACTTCGGAATCTCGCCACAGGCCTATCGAAGGCAGCTTTAG
- a CDS encoding rhomboid family intramembrane serine protease produces the protein MSDPNSSSLTPSSTGQLLSVEAERAARESTRRRNDDRHSSLLDYPATYLLIGINLLVFAIMFRYSPALPLMRQHISWQILTASFDVNTLLRFGGSDAAYVMNGQWWRLITSTFVHVTILHLVLNMWCLWNLGLFGEPLLGRPGLIAVYLLTGTAGMMLSLTLSVAQQQDSLVAGASGAIFGLAGILIVLLSNRKLAAPWKELRSLRRSVIWFAVLNLVIGLLPQALPAFSDGQLARLHLSPDSLPHIDNSAHLGGFLSGLALGFPLFPRMTSGKSSYRARQAWVFAVAAFLLCLFGYGLAKFA, from the coding sequence TTGAGCGACCCCAATTCATCTTCCCTTACTCCTTCCTCCACCGGGCAGCTTCTGTCCGTGGAAGCGGAGAGGGCTGCGCGGGAGTCAACGCGGAGGCGCAACGACGACAGGCACTCCTCTCTGCTCGACTATCCGGCGACGTATCTGCTGATCGGCATCAATCTTCTGGTCTTCGCGATCATGTTTCGGTACAGCCCTGCGCTTCCGTTGATGCGGCAGCATATAAGCTGGCAGATCCTTACCGCCTCTTTTGATGTGAATACACTGCTCCGCTTCGGCGGAAGCGATGCCGCGTATGTCATGAACGGCCAGTGGTGGCGGCTGATTACCTCTACCTTCGTCCATGTGACGATCCTGCATCTTGTTTTGAATATGTGGTGCCTGTGGAACCTGGGGCTCTTTGGCGAGCCCCTGCTGGGCCGGCCCGGATTGATTGCGGTGTATCTCCTGACGGGCACGGCGGGCATGATGCTTTCGCTCACTTTGAGTGTCGCCCAGCAGCAGGACTCCCTGGTGGCCGGGGCCTCAGGGGCGATCTTTGGACTTGCGGGAATCCTGATTGTTCTGCTCTCCAACCGCAAGCTCGCCGCGCCGTGGAAAGAGTTGCGCAGTTTGAGGCGCTCGGTAATCTGGTTTGCGGTGCTTAATCTGGTGATTGGACTTCTGCCCCAGGCTCTGCCGGCGTTCTCAGACGGTCAACTGGCGAGACTGCATCTCTCCCCAGACTCTTTGCCGCACATCGACAATTCAGCCCATCTCGGAGGCTTCCTCAGCGGGTTGGCGCTTGGATTTCCTTTATTTCCCCGTATGACCTCGGGGAAGTCGAGCTATCGCGCCCGGCAGGCATGGGTGTTTGCTGTCGCTGCTTTCCTGCTTTGCCTGTTTGGCTATGGTCTGGCTAAATTTGCCTAG
- a CDS encoding FAD-dependent thymidylate synthase — protein MSERPTPRPVPQHPENTTEVYAIHGAEPEVLAYAMAKYSRSALTLRESLAEISSQRAEQFLNTFYFQYGHRSIADLAHIPFAVEKLSLLAAICLVDETRWDGQERSTRYQDFRRSGWFTPELATKQRKLYTHAIEDLFKAYDSLSAGMLSALKRAIPQPESMKADSYERTLKARAFDAARYLLPLATNTSLGQIVNARTLETQVSRLLSSPFAEIRDLGTKLRNAASEPAWNAQRDKLEQLAGEGSVAADATTEILNELMPPVRTAPTLVKYAEKNDYQCKSRVELAQAARELMKDAPIYPAPIVDLLDDDEDLEVEIATSLVYPHCHYSYRQLRGAVASLTETRRNELLKLGAVHRGRHDELVRAFNAGHGFRFDILMDIGGFRDMHRHRRCVQLLQEFSDVHGYDEPVCPGQPTLAEAGLGEQYRDAMNAALAAYRTVCDSGEPEAKQSAQYLLPLGMRCRSLFKMDFAEALYIAELRSGIAGHFSYRRVAWEMYQAIATRHPALAGLFRIEDVNVPMDLLKR, from the coding sequence ATGTCCGAACGCCCCACACCTCGCCCCGTCCCCCAACATCCCGAAAATACCACCGAAGTCTACGCTATTCACGGCGCAGAGCCGGAGGTTCTTGCCTATGCGATGGCCAAGTACTCGCGTTCGGCCCTGACTCTGCGCGAATCGCTGGCTGAGATCAGCTCGCAGCGGGCTGAGCAGTTCCTGAATACGTTCTACTTCCAGTACGGTCACCGCTCCATCGCCGACCTGGCGCACATACCGTTCGCGGTGGAGAAGCTCTCGTTGCTGGCGGCGATTTGCCTGGTCGATGAGACGCGCTGGGACGGGCAGGAGCGCTCTACGCGCTACCAGGACTTCCGTCGCAGCGGATGGTTTACACCGGAACTTGCGACCAAGCAGCGCAAGCTGTACACGCATGCGATTGAGGATCTCTTCAAGGCGTACGACTCGCTGAGCGCGGGAATGCTGAGTGCGCTCAAGCGTGCGATTCCGCAGCCGGAGTCGATGAAGGCCGACAGCTACGAGCGTACGCTGAAGGCCCGCGCCTTCGATGCGGCGCGTTATCTGCTGCCGCTTGCGACGAACACTTCGCTTGGACAGATCGTGAATGCGCGCACGCTGGAGACGCAGGTCTCGCGGCTGCTCTCCAGTCCGTTCGCGGAGATTCGCGATCTTGGCACGAAGCTGCGTAACGCGGCCAGCGAGCCCGCATGGAACGCTCAGCGCGACAAGCTGGAGCAGCTTGCAGGCGAGGGAAGCGTTGCCGCGGATGCGACGACGGAGATCCTCAACGAACTGATGCCTCCTGTGCGCACCGCTCCCACGCTGGTGAAGTACGCCGAGAAGAACGACTACCAGTGCAAGAGCCGCGTAGAACTGGCTCAGGCCGCGCGTGAGTTGATGAAGGATGCGCCGATCTATCCGGCGCCTATCGTTGACCTGCTCGATGACGACGAAGATCTTGAGGTGGAGATTGCGACCTCGCTGGTCTATCCGCACTGTCATTACTCGTACCGCCAGCTTCGTGGGGCGGTGGCGTCTCTGACCGAGACGCGGCGCAATGAGCTGCTGAAGCTGGGAGCGGTGCATCGCGGACGCCACGACGAGTTGGTGCGCGCCTTTAATGCCGGTCATGGCTTCCGCTTCGACATCCTGATGGACATCGGCGGCTTCAGGGATATGCACCGCCATCGTCGCTGCGTGCAGCTGCTGCAGGAGTTTTCGGACGTTCATGGCTATGACGAGCCGGTCTGCCCGGGGCAGCCGACGCTTGCCGAGGCGGGTCTTGGAGAGCAATATCGCGACGCGATGAATGCAGCGCTGGCTGCCTATCGCACGGTCTGCGACAGTGGCGAACCCGAGGCAAAGCAGAGTGCGCAGTATCTGCTGCCGCTGGGCATGCGCTGCCGCAGCCTGTTCAAGATGGACTTTGCCGAGGCGCTGTACATTGCCGAACTGCGTTCGGGAATTGCGGGGCACTTCAGCTATCGGCGTGTGGCGTGGGAGATGTATCAGGCGATTGCCACTCGGCATCCGGCGCTGGCGGGATTGTTCCGGATTGAGGATGTGAATGTGCCGATGGATTTGCTGAAGAGGTAG
- a CDS encoding MBL fold metallo-hydrolase has translation MTVLASGSKGNSTVVASGSTRILVDAGLSCREILRRMALAGEDPAELNAILITHEHVDHISGLAVLARRLRIPVFFTEQTHRAWVRMLTPRTTMSYTKWMEMMQREKEARAASVAAQVEANVLVEEKPAEEESPAAEEAHPAAKADAAFLPAVEYFRAGQNFCIGDIDVNPFTIPHDAVDPCGFVFHARHESIRMAIATDLGYIPPNVKQALRNVDVLLLESNHDLEMLKDGPYPWSVKQRVLSRVGHLSNDAAAEFLMRDYDGGAHTIVLGHLSAHNNLPELARLAAEQAIGSRMTLLGNRVLLAAQDTPLEPICL, from the coding sequence ATGACAGTTTTAGCTTCGGGATCGAAAGGTAACTCTACTGTAGTTGCCTCAGGCTCGACGCGCATTCTGGTGGACGCGGGCCTTTCGTGCCGTGAGATCCTGCGCCGTATGGCCCTGGCAGGCGAAGACCCCGCCGAGCTGAACGCGATCCTGATCACGCATGAGCATGTAGACCATATCTCGGGTCTGGCTGTGCTGGCGCGCCGGCTTCGTATCCCGGTCTTCTTTACCGAGCAGACGCATCGCGCCTGGGTGCGGATGCTTACGCCGCGAACGACGATGTCCTACACCAAGTGGATGGAGATGATGCAGCGGGAGAAAGAGGCCCGTGCTGCTTCAGTGGCTGCGCAGGTGGAAGCCAACGTCCTGGTGGAGGAGAAGCCGGCCGAGGAGGAATCACCGGCAGCAGAGGAGGCTCATCCCGCGGCGAAAGCCGATGCCGCGTTTCTTCCGGCGGTCGAATACTTTCGCGCGGGGCAGAACTTCTGCATCGGCGATATCGATGTAAACCCCTTTACGATTCCCCACGATGCGGTCGATCCTTGCGGCTTCGTCTTCCATGCGCGGCACGAGTCCATCCGTATGGCGATTGCGACTGACCTTGGATATATTCCGCCCAACGTGAAGCAGGCGCTGCGGAATGTCGATGTGCTGCTGCTGGAGTCGAACCACGACCTGGAGATGCTCAAGGATGGCCCCTATCCGTGGTCGGTGAAGCAGCGCGTGCTTTCGCGGGTCGGCCATCTTTCCAATGATGCTGCCGCGGAGTTTCTGATGCGTGATTACGATGGCGGTGCGCACACCATCGTGCTTGGCCATCTCTCGGCCCATAACAATCTCCCGGAGCTTGCCCGTTTGGCCGCCGAACAGGCCATCGGCAGCCGCATGACGCTGCTGGGCAACCGCGTGCTACTGGCTGCCCAGGACACGCCTCTCGAACCTATTTGTCTTTAG